A stretch of Rhizobium sp. TH2 DNA encodes these proteins:
- a CDS encoding ribbon-helix-helix domain-containing protein, with product MVRKYSVSLHGHRTSFSLEEDFFTALKDIAARRGKSLASLIAEVDDGRPDSYNLSSALRVYVLREVVTRNEQAS from the coding sequence ATGGTGCGCAAATATTCCGTCTCGCTCCACGGCCATCGGACGAGCTTCTCGCTGGAGGAGGACTTCTTCACTGCACTCAAGGACATTGCCGCCCGGCGCGGAAAATCGCTGGCATCGCTGATCGCTGAGGTCGATGACGGCCGGCCGGACAGTTATAACCTGTCATCGGCGCTGAGGGTGTATGTGTTGAGGGAAGTTGTCACACGCAACGAGCAAGCTTCGTAA
- a CDS encoding type II toxin-antitoxin system HigB family toxin → MNVIALRTLKAFYARHPQAKLPMAAWYREVSLARWDNLHDVKCQFPSADYVGDDRIVFDIGGNKFRIIARVAYGPWYRVMIKFVGTHAEYDRVDARTI, encoded by the coding sequence ATGAACGTTATTGCACTCCGAACATTGAAGGCGTTCTACGCACGTCATCCGCAGGCAAAGTTGCCAATGGCCGCCTGGTATCGAGAAGTGTCATTGGCACGCTGGGATAACCTACACGATGTCAAATGCCAGTTTCCATCCGCAGACTATGTCGGAGACGACCGCATCGTCTTCGATATCGGCGGCAACAAGTTCAGGATCATCGCCCGTGTCGCCTATGGCCCCTGGTATCGCGTGATGATCAAGTTCGTCGGCACACATGCCGAATATGACCGCGTGGATGCGAGGACCATCTGA
- a CDS encoding type II toxin-antitoxin system HigA family antitoxin: MQNIRALKTEADYEWALAEIEAYFDNLPEPGTEAAERFDVLTDLVSAYENRNWPIDEIDPVDFLDGYMQNHGYGRADLANVLGSVSRASEIMLRRRPLTLAMIQRLVETWGAPAEALVKPYVTHKPAAE; the protein is encoded by the coding sequence ATGCAAAACATTCGAGCTCTGAAGACCGAAGCCGATTACGAATGGGCACTTGCCGAAATCGAAGCCTATTTCGACAACCTGCCCGAGCCCGGCACTGAAGCAGCCGAGCGGTTCGACGTGTTAACCGACCTCGTCAGCGCCTATGAGAATCGGAATTGGCCGATCGACGAAATCGACCCCGTGGATTTTCTCGACGGCTACATGCAGAACCACGGCTATGGCCGCGCCGATCTGGCAAACGTCCTCGGCTCGGTCTCCCGCGCATCGGAGATCATGCTGCGCCGGCGCCCCCTCACGCTGGCGATGATCCAGCGGCTCGTCGAGACATGGGGCGCTCCCGCCGAAGCGCTGGTCAAACCCTACGTCACACACAAGCCGGCCGCGGAATAA
- a CDS encoding PLP-dependent aspartate aminotransferase family protein has protein sequence MEWSKASLLAQALGKIDEASRAVTPPIHITSTFIRDPDNQYRSGNIYGRADNETVREVESILDMLEGAAASLVLGSGMSAATAVFLALAPGDHVVAPTVMYWALRNWLKSDATAWGLKVDFVDTDDLDAVRGAVKSGETKLVWIETPANPMWTVTDIAAVAEIAHAAGARLVVDSTVATPILTQPLSLGADIVMHSATKYLNGHSDAIAGALCTAREDEFWARIKRVRSMLGQILGPFEAFLLIRGMRTLDLRVRAMSAAAMTVAQHFAADPRVLEVLYPGLPTHAGHAVAARQMTGGFGGMLSVRVRAGEEAAIRTAANVKLWKRATSLGGVESLIEHRASIEGPGTPCPTDLLRLSVGLETPADLIADLEQALGANAG, from the coding sequence ATGGAATGGTCGAAGGCGAGCCTGCTGGCGCAGGCGCTGGGCAAGATCGATGAGGCGAGCCGGGCTGTTACGCCGCCGATCCACATCACCTCGACCTTCATCCGCGATCCCGATAACCAGTACCGGTCCGGTAATATCTACGGCCGGGCCGACAATGAGACCGTGCGCGAGGTCGAGAGCATCCTTGATATGCTCGAAGGCGCCGCCGCTTCCCTGGTGCTCGGTTCGGGCATGTCGGCGGCAACGGCGGTGTTCCTGGCGCTTGCCCCCGGCGACCATGTCGTGGCGCCCACGGTGATGTACTGGGCGCTGCGCAACTGGCTGAAGAGCGATGCCACCGCTTGGGGGCTGAAGGTCGATTTCGTCGATACTGATGATCTCGACGCGGTGCGGGGCGCGGTGAAATCAGGCGAGACGAAGCTCGTGTGGATCGAGACGCCGGCCAACCCGATGTGGACGGTGACCGATATTGCCGCCGTGGCCGAGATCGCGCATGCGGCCGGCGCGCGGCTGGTGGTGGATTCGACGGTGGCGACGCCGATCCTGACGCAGCCGCTGTCGCTCGGCGCCGACATCGTCATGCATTCGGCGACCAAATATCTCAACGGCCATTCAGATGCGATCGCCGGTGCGCTGTGCACGGCGCGTGAGGATGAATTCTGGGCGCGGATCAAGCGGGTGCGGTCGATGCTTGGCCAGATCCTCGGGCCGTTCGAAGCCTTCCTGCTGATACGCGGCATGCGGACGCTGGATCTGCGCGTGCGGGCGATGAGTGCGGCGGCAATGACCGTGGCGCAACATTTTGCCGCCGATCCGCGCGTGCTGGAGGTGCTTTATCCCGGCCTGCCCACGCATGCCGGTCACGCCGTGGCGGCGCGGCAGATGACAGGCGGCTTCGGCGGCATGCTGTCGGTGCGGGTGCGGGCTGGCGAGGAAGCGGCGATCCGGACGGCGGCGAATGTGAAGCTCTGGAAGCGTGCGACGTCGCTCGGCGGCGTGGAATCGCTGATCGAGCACCGGGCGTCGATCGAGGGGCCAGGGACGCCTTGCCCCACGGATTTGCTCAGGCTGTCTGTAGGGCTGGAGACGCCAGCGGATTTGATTGCCGATCTGGAGCAGGCGCTGGGGGCGAATGCGGGGTAG
- a CDS encoding efflux RND transporter periplasmic adaptor subunit, with the protein MRIVTQLLTGLVFLVVGALILMHFMPGSATLARQVGVPETMIHLVARETPTAKAPEEGNRRGGNRDQTVVVKAAEKGKINDSLRAIGDGDAARSVAVTPLVSGQIAELMVKSGQRVKAGDVIATLDDDVEKIATQTAKVALQAATNKMTRNEDLKKIISQADYQDTQTAVETARLVASAAELALQRRIVRAPIDGIAGIVNVEIGDYVTVSTPLVTLDDRSKLLVDFWVPERFTGLIKEGQEVAARPIARPGKSFPGKIEAIDNRIDPASRTLHVRAVIENQGDDLRAGQSFEVVVNLPGDMWPSVSPLAIQWDSTGSYVWRVNADKKVERVSAAIIQRNQDDVLVDGDVKPGDRIVIEGLQQLKAGATVKIFGEDKKNDKVADAEGTVKP; encoded by the coding sequence ATGCGAATCGTAACCCAGTTGCTGACAGGACTTGTTTTTCTCGTCGTGGGTGCATTGATCCTGATGCATTTCATGCCGGGATCGGCAACGCTTGCGCGCCAGGTCGGCGTACCGGAAACGATGATCCACCTCGTGGCCCGCGAGACGCCCACGGCGAAGGCGCCTGAAGAAGGTAATCGCCGCGGAGGCAACCGCGACCAGACCGTGGTGGTAAAGGCGGCCGAAAAAGGCAAGATCAACGACAGCTTGCGCGCCATCGGCGATGGTGATGCGGCCCGCTCGGTCGCAGTGACGCCGCTTGTCTCCGGGCAGATCGCCGAACTGATGGTCAAGTCCGGACAGCGCGTGAAGGCAGGTGACGTGATCGCCACGCTCGACGACGATGTCGAGAAGATCGCGACGCAGACCGCGAAAGTCGCGCTGCAGGCCGCCACCAACAAGATGACGCGTAACGAAGACCTCAAGAAGATCATCTCGCAGGCCGATTACCAGGATACGCAGACGGCGGTGGAGACCGCGAGGCTGGTCGCCTCGGCGGCGGAGCTTGCGCTGCAGCGGCGCATCGTACGCGCGCCGATCGACGGTATCGCTGGCATCGTCAATGTCGAAATCGGTGACTACGTGACTGTGAGCACGCCTCTGGTGACGCTGGACGACCGCTCGAAGCTGCTCGTCGATTTCTGGGTGCCGGAGCGGTTCACGGGGTTGATCAAGGAAGGCCAGGAGGTCGCGGCGCGACCGATCGCGCGGCCGGGCAAGAGCTTTCCCGGCAAGATCGAGGCGATCGACAACCGCATCGATCCGGCGAGCCGCACATTGCATGTGCGTGCCGTGATCGAGAACCAGGGCGACGACCTGCGCGCCGGCCAGTCCTTCGAGGTCGTCGTCAACCTTCCCGGTGATATGTGGCCTTCGGTCAGCCCGCTCGCCATTCAGTGGGACAGCACCGGCTCCTATGTCTGGCGCGTCAATGCGGACAAGAAGGTCGAGCGCGTTTCGGCGGCGATCATCCAGCGCAATCAGGACGACGTGCTGGTCGATGGCGACGTCAAGCCCGGCGACCGGATCGTCATCGAGGGCCTGCAGCAGCTCAAGGCCGGCGCGACCGTCAAGATTTTCGGTGAAGACAAGAAGAACGACAAGGTGGCGGATGCCGAAGGGACGGTGAAACCTTGA
- a CDS encoding ATP-dependent helicase, whose translation MISGFDDIPFFDEEPAPRQQKQDPKPAAERPAGPSGLAARAMAARNGARPRASYLEGLNPEQLRAVETLDGPVLVLAGAGTGKTRVLTTRIAHILEMGRAFPSQILAVTFTNKAAREMRERISHLAGEAVEGMPWLGTFHSIGVKFLRRHAELVSLKSDFTILDTDDVIRLLKQLIVAEGLDDKRWPAKQFALMIDGWKNKGLDPDQIPEGDSRAFANGKGRALYTAYQNRLRTLNACDFGDLLMHPIRILKTNPDILADYQNRFRYILVDEYQDTNTAQYMWLRLLAQKPKGNKAAPRPISPLEGEISGVNICCVGDDDQAIYGWRGADVDNILRFEKDFPGATVIRLERNYRSTAHILGASGHLIAHNEGRLGKTLFTEQDDPDHEKVQVHASWDSEEEARAIGETIEQLQRQQHNLNDMAILVRASFQMREFEDRFVTLGLNYRVIGGPRFYERLEIRDAMAYFRLVCQPADDLAFERIVNTPKRGLGDTTLRFLHDYARSRDIPILQASADIVETEELKPKPRKALFDVVQNFQRWQKALETIPHTELAEQILEESGYTDMWKADKTAEAPGRLENLKELIRSMESFESMRGFLEHVALVMDVEQNASLDAVSIMTLHSAKGLEFDTVILPGWEEGLFPHQRALDEGGRSGLEEERRLAYVGITRAKKRLHIWFVSNRRIHGLWQSTIPSRFLDELPADHVEVAEVEQSYGGYGRNPYGQSRFDRQEPFASSYNSPGWQRAQANKTDATRNNWGNRSGHQVERIGYGEAGPTGKVISGELVAKSKIDTPSDFSVGDRVFHIKFGNGNVAGIEGNKLTIDFDRAGQKRVLDGFVERV comes from the coding sequence ATGATATCTGGCTTTGACGACATTCCCTTCTTTGACGAAGAGCCGGCACCCCGGCAGCAGAAGCAGGACCCGAAGCCGGCGGCCGAGCGCCCCGCCGGCCCCAGCGGTCTTGCCGCGCGTGCCATGGCCGCCCGCAACGGTGCCCGCCCCCGCGCCTCCTATCTCGAAGGCCTGAACCCCGAACAGCTGCGCGCCGTCGAAACGCTCGATGGCCCCGTCCTGGTGCTCGCCGGCGCCGGCACTGGCAAGACGCGCGTGCTCACCACCCGCATCGCCCATATCCTGGAGATGGGCCGCGCCTTCCCCAGCCAGATCCTGGCAGTCACCTTCACCAACAAGGCCGCGCGCGAAATGCGCGAGCGTATCTCTCACTTAGCGGGTGAAGCCGTCGAGGGCATGCCCTGGCTCGGCACGTTCCATTCGATCGGCGTGAAATTCCTGCGCCGCCATGCCGAACTCGTGTCGCTGAAATCCGATTTTACCATCCTCGATACCGACGACGTCATCCGGCTTCTGAAGCAGCTGATCGTGGCCGAGGGGTTGGACGACAAGCGCTGGCCGGCCAAGCAGTTCGCGCTGATGATCGACGGCTGGAAGAACAAGGGCCTCGACCCCGACCAGATCCCGGAAGGCGATTCCCGCGCCTTCGCCAACGGCAAGGGCCGCGCGCTCTACACCGCCTACCAGAACCGGCTGAGGACGCTCAACGCCTGCGATTTCGGCGACCTGTTGATGCACCCGATCCGCATTCTCAAGACCAACCCGGATATCCTCGCCGACTACCAGAACCGCTTCCGTTACATTCTGGTCGACGAGTACCAGGATACCAATACGGCGCAATATATGTGGCTGCGGCTGCTGGCGCAGAAGCCAAAAGGGAACAAGGCCGCGCCACGTCCGATCTCCCCCCTTGAGGGGGAGATTAGTGGAGTAAATATTTGCTGCGTCGGCGATGACGACCAAGCGATCTATGGCTGGCGCGGCGCCGATGTCGACAACATCCTCCGCTTCGAGAAGGATTTCCCCGGCGCCACCGTCATCCGGCTCGAGCGTAATTACCGCTCGACCGCCCATATCCTCGGCGCATCCGGCCACCTGATCGCCCACAACGAGGGCCGGTTGGGCAAGACGCTGTTCACCGAGCAGGACGATCCCGATCACGAGAAGGTGCAGGTCCATGCCTCCTGGGATTCGGAGGAGGAAGCCCGCGCCATCGGCGAGACGATCGAGCAGTTGCAGCGCCAGCAGCACAATCTCAACGACATGGCGATCCTCGTCCGCGCCTCGTTCCAGATGCGCGAATTCGAAGACCGCTTCGTCACGCTCGGCCTCAACTACCGCGTCATCGGCGGTCCGCGCTTCTACGAGCGGCTCGAAATCCGCGACGCCATGGCCTATTTCCGCCTCGTCTGCCAGCCGGCCGACGACCTCGCCTTCGAGCGCATCGTCAATACGCCGAAGCGCGGCCTCGGCGACACGACGCTCCGCTTCCTGCACGATTACGCCCGCTCGCGCGACATCCCGATCCTGCAGGCCTCCGCCGACATCGTCGAGACCGAGGAGCTCAAGCCCAAGCCCCGCAAGGCGCTCTTTGACGTGGTGCAGAATTTCCAGCGCTGGCAGAAAGCGCTCGAGACCATTCCGCACACGGAACTCGCCGAGCAGATCCTCGAGGAGTCGGGCTATACCGACATGTGGAAGGCCGACAAGACGGCCGAAGCGCCGGGCCGGCTCGAAAACCTCAAGGAACTCATCCGCTCGATGGAGAGCTTCGAGTCGATGCGCGGCTTTCTCGAACATGTCGCGCTGGTCATGGATGTCGAGCAGAACGCATCGCTCGATGCCGTCTCGATCATGACGCTGCATTCCGCCAAGGGCCTGGAATTCGACACCGTCATCCTGCCCGGCTGGGAGGAAGGCCTGTTCCCGCACCAGCGCGCACTCGACGAAGGCGGCCGCTCGGGGCTGGAGGAAGAGCGCCGCCTCGCCTATGTCGGCATCACGCGGGCCAAGAAGCGGCTCCACATCTGGTTCGTCTCCAACCGCCGCATCCACGGGCTCTGGCAATCGACCATCCCGTCGCGCTTCCTCGATGAACTCCCCGCCGATCACGTCGAAGTCGCCGAGGTCGAGCAGAGCTATGGCGGCTACGGCCGCAATCCCTACGGCCAATCCCGCTTCGACCGCCAGGAACCCTTCGCCTCCAGCTACAATTCACCGGGCTGGCAGCGTGCCCAAGCCAACAAGACCGACGCCACCCGCAACAACTGGGGCAACCGTTCGGGCCACCAGGTCGAACGCATCGGCTACGGCGAAGCCGGCCCGACCGGCAAGGTCATATCAGGCGAACTGGTGGCCAAATCCAAGATCGACACGCCGAGCGATTTCTCGGTCGGCGACCGGGTGTTTCATATCAAGTTCGGTAACGGGAATGTGGCGGGGATCGAGGGGAATAAGCTGACGATCGACTTTGATCGCGCGGGTCAGAAACGGGTGCTGGACGGGTTTGTGGAGCGGGTGTGA
- a CDS encoding VOC family protein, translating to MASVRYIVTDIDKSVEFYRDNLDFKVDMHSPGKFAALLRDDLTLYLSAPGAGSGGHAGGDPKPGGWNRFMIVTRELDALIDRLRGANAGFRGGISDGGAGRAILLEDPSGNVIELFEFKKD from the coding sequence ATGGCATCCGTCCGATATATCGTCACCGACATCGACAAATCAGTCGAGTTCTATCGAGACAATCTCGATTTCAAGGTGGACATGCACAGTCCCGGCAAGTTCGCGGCGCTCCTTCGCGACGACCTGACGCTCTATCTCAGTGCCCCGGGTGCGGGAAGCGGCGGTCACGCGGGCGGCGATCCGAAGCCGGGCGGGTGGAACCGGTTCATGATTGTCACCAGGGAGCTCGACGCCCTGATCGACCGGTTGCGCGGAGCCAACGCCGGCTTCCGCGGCGGCATCAGCGATGGTGGGGCTGGCCGGGCCATCCTGCTTGAAGACCCATCGGGGAACGTCATCGAACTGTTCGAGTTCAAGAAGGACTGA
- a CDS encoding Crp/Fnr family transcriptional regulator — protein MPESVIRNRLLEALPESVLARFQPHLEPIGLPIRYALVEPDKRPEHVYFITSGLASVVTSNHDHESIEVGHIGFEGMTGAHLLLHTDTTPASTFIQIEGTGLRMPSNIFLDLVENERSVRELFLRYVHCNELQLNYSALANARYSVNERLARWLLMCHDRMHGGDVVLTHEFLALMLGVRRSGVTVAIHILEGVKAIRARRGNIKITNRAMLLDLAGGIYGVPEAEYDRLIGPLIPRFDGLADRQAENTGARLRTNSD, from the coding sequence ATGCCCGAATCCGTCATCAGAAACCGATTGCTCGAGGCGCTGCCCGAATCCGTGCTGGCGCGCTTTCAGCCGCATCTGGAACCGATAGGGCTCCCCATCCGCTACGCCCTGGTCGAGCCCGACAAGCGGCCGGAGCACGTCTACTTCATCACCAGTGGCCTTGCCTCCGTCGTGACGTCGAACCATGACCACGAGAGCATCGAGGTGGGTCATATCGGGTTTGAAGGCATGACCGGTGCGCATCTGCTGCTGCATACGGACACGACGCCGGCCAGCACCTTCATCCAGATCGAAGGCACGGGCCTGCGGATGCCGTCGAATATCTTCCTCGACCTGGTCGAAAACGAGCGCTCGGTTCGCGAACTCTTCCTGCGCTATGTGCACTGCAACGAATTGCAGTTGAACTATTCAGCCCTGGCCAACGCCCGCTACAGCGTCAACGAACGCCTGGCGCGCTGGCTGCTGATGTGCCACGACCGGATGCATGGCGGCGATGTGGTGCTGACCCATGAATTCCTTGCCCTGATGTTGGGCGTCCGGCGATCCGGGGTCACGGTCGCCATACATATCCTCGAAGGCGTCAAGGCGATCAGGGCGCGGCGCGGCAATATCAAGATCACCAACCGCGCGATGTTGCTCGATCTCGCCGGCGGCATCTATGGCGTGCCGGAAGCCGAGTATGACCGCCTGATCGGACCGCTCATCCCGCGGTTTGACGGCCTCGCGGACCGCCAGGCTGAGAACACGGGCGCCCGCCTCCGTACGAATAGCGATTGA
- a CDS encoding efflux RND transporter permease subunit, whose amino-acid sequence MSPGGRIKEAFSASLFVRRPILALVLNTLIVVAGLAAFNGIEVRELPSIDRPVITVRTDLDGASPETMDREVTDTIEGAVARVTGLKSVSSVSAFGNSRVTLEFSDTTDLAVAAADVRDALARVTDDLPDGTIAPRVIKADADSQPVLRIAVTSSTMKAEDLTVYIEDVIENRLASVEGVADVQYFGDKQKSFRIDLDQAKLASRGMTVADIRTALSTAAFDVPAGTIESSSTNIVVRASSDITTPQEFESLIINGKVRLGDVANVTLGAEDGTSTMRSNGISGVGLGIIRQAQSNTLDISDGIRKVVDELSKTLPKGMEMRVTSDDASFIRGAIHEVVLSLVLSVVIVVGVIYLFLRNLRATLIPTVTMPVALVGTLAAIYLAGFSVNILTLLAIVLATGLVVDDAIVVLENIVRYRAQGMGARAAAVVGTTQVFFAVVATTITLAAVFVPLAFLPGEAGGLFREFGFTLAIAVMLSGVVALTLCPMLASRMLGAHDVEEHHGIMSFLGNIFAKVYEKTLAAVLAVPGIVVAVSVLMLFASVAVYFSLGQELTPKEDRSTILVRARAQQGVSLAYTESQLRKVEDALQPLVKSGEVLNVFTISGQGGSSNSGFMVLTLAPWEKRERDQIAITEDVRKALRVAPALQANIIQPNSLGIRGAGSGLNFALTGNDYDVLYEQAQKMIDALNASGRFDLVRLDNDPTQAQISVDIDREKAADIGVDITGLAQAMQALLAGTSIGDVFVDGRRIDITLVSSDNPINDPKDLESIFLKTRDGRFVPMSAVATLKERSIPPQLSRENQQRSVGITASLKEGTGLGDALAFTQQTAREILPEGVNVLPLSEAATLNQNSSGMMIVFGFAIVIIFLVLAAQFESFVSAVIIMTTVPLGLACAVFALMLTGQTINIYSQIGLVMLVGIMAKNGILIVEFANQLRDEGQSVREAIRNACRIRLRPVMMTMIATILGGLPLTLAAGAGAEARVALGWVIVGGLGMATLVTLYITPVAYQMFAGFAKPHAHEEERLTREMEAANSNRMSLEEELIPTAAQ is encoded by the coding sequence TTGAGCCCGGGTGGTCGCATCAAGGAAGCCTTCTCCGCCTCGCTTTTCGTGCGGCGGCCGATCCTGGCGCTGGTTCTCAATACGCTGATCGTGGTGGCGGGCCTCGCGGCCTTCAACGGCATCGAGGTGCGCGAACTGCCCTCGATCGACCGGCCCGTGATCACGGTCCGGACCGATCTCGACGGCGCATCGCCCGAGACGATGGACCGCGAGGTGACCGACACGATCGAAGGCGCCGTGGCGCGCGTGACGGGCCTGAAATCGGTATCCTCGGTTTCGGCCTTCGGCAACAGCCGTGTGACGCTGGAATTCTCCGACACGACCGATCTGGCGGTGGCCGCCGCCGACGTGCGCGATGCGCTCGCGCGGGTGACCGACGACCTGCCCGACGGCACGATCGCGCCGCGCGTGATCAAGGCGGATGCCGATTCCCAGCCGGTGCTGCGCATCGCGGTGACCTCGTCGACCATGAAGGCCGAGGACCTGACCGTCTATATCGAGGACGTGATCGAAAACCGGCTCGCCTCGGTCGAAGGCGTCGCCGACGTGCAGTATTTCGGCGACAAGCAGAAGAGCTTCCGCATCGATCTCGACCAGGCCAAGCTCGCCAGCCGCGGCATGACGGTGGCGGATATCCGCACCGCGCTGTCGACCGCGGCCTTCGACGTGCCGGCGGGCACGATCGAAAGCAGTTCGACCAATATCGTGGTGCGTGCGAGTTCCGACATCACGACGCCGCAGGAGTTCGAATCGCTCATCATCAACGGCAAGGTTCGTCTCGGCGACGTTGCCAATGTGACGCTGGGCGCCGAGGACGGTACGTCGACCATGCGCTCGAACGGCATATCAGGCGTCGGCCTCGGCATCATCCGCCAGGCGCAGTCGAACACGCTCGACATTTCCGACGGCATAAGGAAGGTCGTGGACGAGCTCTCCAAGACCCTGCCCAAGGGCATGGAGATGCGGGTGACAAGCGACGACGCGAGCTTCATTCGCGGCGCGATCCACGAAGTGGTGCTGTCACTGGTGCTGTCCGTCGTCATCGTCGTCGGCGTCATCTACCTCTTCCTGCGCAATCTGCGCGCCACGTTGATCCCGACCGTCACTATGCCAGTGGCGCTGGTGGGCACGCTGGCGGCGATCTATCTCGCCGGCTTCTCGGTCAATATCCTGACGCTGCTCGCCATCGTGCTGGCGACCGGCCTCGTCGTCGACGACGCGATCGTGGTGCTTGAGAATATCGTGCGCTACCGTGCCCAGGGCATGGGCGCGCGCGCGGCCGCCGTGGTCGGCACGACACAAGTGTTCTTCGCTGTCGTTGCCACGACCATTACGCTTGCGGCGGTCTTCGTGCCGCTCGCCTTCCTGCCCGGCGAGGCCGGCGGGCTGTTCCGCGAATTCGGCTTCACGCTGGCAATCGCGGTGATGCTCTCGGGCGTGGTGGCGCTGACGCTCTGCCCGATGCTGGCGTCGCGCATGCTGGGCGCGCACGATGTCGAGGAACATCATGGCATCATGAGCTTCCTCGGCAACATCTTCGCCAAGGTCTACGAGAAGACGCTGGCCGCGGTGCTTGCCGTGCCGGGCATCGTGGTCGCCGTTTCGGTGCTGATGCTGTTTGCCTCGGTGGCGGTGTATTTCTCGCTCGGCCAGGAACTGACGCCGAAGGAGGATCGCTCGACCATTCTCGTGCGCGCCCGCGCCCAGCAGGGTGTGAGCCTCGCCTATACCGAATCGCAACTGCGCAAGGTCGAGGACGCGTTGCAGCCGCTGGTGAAGTCCGGCGAGGTGCTCAATGTCTTCACCATCAGCGGCCAGGGCGGCTCGTCCAATTCGGGCTTCATGGTGCTGACGCTGGCGCCGTGGGAAAAGCGCGAGCGCGACCAGATCGCGATCACCGAGGATGTACGCAAGGCACTGCGCGTTGCACCGGCGCTGCAGGCCAATATCATCCAGCCGAACAGCCTCGGTATCAGGGGCGCGGGCTCCGGCCTCAACTTCGCGCTGACCGGCAACGACTACGACGTGCTCTACGAGCAGGCGCAGAAGATGATCGACGCGCTGAATGCCAGCGGCCGGTTTGATCTTGTGCGGCTCGACAACGACCCGACGCAGGCCCAGATCTCCGTTGATATCGATCGGGAGAAGGCGGCCGATATCGGCGTCGATATCACGGGGCTGGCGCAGGCCATGCAGGCGCTGCTCGCCGGCACCAGCATCGGCGACGTGTTCGTCGATGGCCGCCGCATCGACATCACGCTTGTCTCGTCGGACAATCCGATCAACGATCCGAAGGATCTCGAGAGCATCTTCCTCAAGACGCGGGACGGCCGTTTCGTGCCGATGTCGGCGGTCGCGACGCTGAAGGAGCGGTCGATCCCGCCGCAATTGTCGCGCGAGAACCAGCAGCGCTCCGTCGGCATCACGGCATCGCTGAAGGAGGGAACGGGATTGGGCGACGCGCTGGCGTTTACGCAGCAGACGGCGCGCGAAATCCTGCCCGAGGGCGTCAATGTCCTGCCGCTTTCGGAGGCTGCCACGCTCAACCAGAACTCCTCGGGCATGATGATCGTGTTCGGCTTCGCCATCGTCATCATTTTCCTGGTGCTGGCGGCGCAGTTCGAAAGTTTCGTCTCGGCTGTTATCATCATGACGACGGTGCCGCTGGGGCTTGCCTGCGCGGTGTTCGCACTGATGCTGACCGGGCAGACGATCAACATCTACAGCCAGATCGGACTGGTCATGCTGGTCGGCATCATGGCCAAGAACGGCATCCTGATCGTCGAATTCGCCAACCAATTGCGCGATGAAGGCCAGAGCGTCCGCGAGGCGATCCGCAATGCCTGCCGCATTCGGCTGCGTCCTGTCATGATGACGATGATCGCGACCATTCTCGGCGGCCTGCCGCTGACGCTTGCGGCCGGTGCCGGTGCCGAAGCCCGCGTGGCGCTCGGTTGGGTGATCGTCGGCGGCCTCGGCATGGCGACGCTGGTGACACTCTACATCACGCCCGTCGCCTACCAGATGTTCGCAGGCTTCGCCAAGCCCCATGCCCATGAGGAAGAGCGGCTGACACGCGAGATGGAAGCCGCCAACAGCAACCGGATGAGCCTCGAGGAAGAGCTCATCCCGACCGCCGCGCAGTAG